A genome region from Macaca nemestrina isolate mMacNem1 chromosome 20, mMacNem.hap1, whole genome shotgun sequence includes the following:
- the LOC105495335 gene encoding SH3KBP1-binding protein 1 isoform X1, whose protein sequence is MAAAATAAEGLPSRGPPGEVIHLNVGGKRFSTSRQTLTWIPDSFFSSLLSGRISTLKDETGAIFIDRDPTVFAPILNFLRTKELDPRGVHGSSLLHEAQFYGLTPLVRRLQLREELDRSSCGNVLFNGYLPPPVFPVKRRNRHSLVGPQQLGGRPAPVRRSNTMPPNLGNAGLLGRMLDEKAPPSPSGQPEEPGMVRLVCGHHNWIAVAYTQFLVCYRLKEASGWQLVFSSPRLDWPIERLALTARVPGGALGEHDKMVAAATGSEILLWALQAEGSGSEIGVFHLGVPVEALFFVGNQLIATSHTGRIGVWNAVTKHWQVQEVQPITSYDAAGSFLLLGCNNGSIYYVDVQKFPLRMKDNDLLVSELYRDPAEDGVTALSVYLTPKTSPLFILGPSPGDSGNWIEIAYGTSSGGVRVIVQHPETVGSGPQLFQTFTVHRSPVTKIMLSEKHLISVCADNNHVRTWSVTRFRGMISTQPGSTPLASFKILALESADGHGGCSAGNDIGPYGERDDQQVFIQKVVPSASQLFVRLSSTGQRVCSVRSVDGSPTTAFTVLECEGSRRLGSRPRRYLLTGQANGSLAMWDLTTAMDGLGQDPAGGLTEQELMEQLEHCELAPPAPSAPSRGSLPSPSPRISLTSLHSASSNTSLSGHRGSPSPPQAEARRRGGGSFVERCQELVRSGPDLRWPPTPAPWPSTSLGTPLTPPKMKLNETSF, encoded by the exons ATGGCAGCAGCGGCTACTGCAGCCGAGGGGCTACCGAGTCGGGGGCCTCCCGGGGAAGTCATTCATCTGAATGTAGGAGGCAAGAG ATTCAGCACCTCTCGCCAGACTCTCACCTGGATCCCAGACTCTTTCTTCTCCAG TCTTCTGAGCGGACGCATCTCGACGCTGAAAGATGAGACCGGAGCA ATCTTCATCGACAGGGACCCTACAGTCTTCGCCCCCATCCTCAACTTCCTGCGCACCAAAGAGTTGGACCCCAG GGGTGTCCACGGTTCCAGCCTCCTCCACGAAGCCCAGTTCTATGGGCTCACTCCTCTGG TTCGTCGCCTTCAGCTTCGAGAAGAGCTGGATCGATCTTCTTGCGGAAACGTCCTCTTCAATGGTTACCTGCCCCCACCAG TGTTCCCAGTGAAGCGGCGGAACCGGCACAGCCTAGTGGGGCCTCAGCAGCTAGGAGGACGGCCAGCCCCTGTCCGACGGAGCAACACGATGCCCCCCAACCTTGGCAATGCAGGGCTGCTGGGCCGAATGCTGGATGAGAAAGCCCCTCCCTCACCCTCAG GACAACCCGAGGAGCCGGGGATGGTGCGCCTGGTGTGTGGACACCATAACTGGATCGCTGTGGCCTATACCCAGTTTCTAGTCTGCTACAG GTTGAAGGAGGCCTCTGGCTGGCAGCTGGTGTTTTCCAGCCCCCGCCTGGACTGGCCCATCGAACGACTGGCGCTCACAGCCCGGGTGCCCGGTGGGGCTTTGGGTGAACATGACAAGATGGTGGCAGCGGCTACCGGCAGCGAGATCCTGCTATGGGCTCTGCAGGCGGAAGGCAGTGGCTCCGAGATAG GGGTCTTCCATCTGGGGGTGCCTGTGGAGGCCTTGTTCTTCGTCGGGAACCAGCTCATTGCTACAAGCCACACGGGGCGCATCGGGGTGTGGAATGCCGTCACCAAGCACTGGCAG gtCCAGGAGGTGCAGCCCATCACCAGTTATGATGCAGCAGgctccttcctcctcctgggctgcAACAACGGCTCCATCTACTACGTGG ATGTGCAGAAGTTCCCCTTGCGCATGAAAGACAACGACCTCCTTGTCAGCGAGCTCTATCGGGACCCGGCAGAGGATGGGGTCACCGCCCTCAGTGTCTACCTCACCCCCAAGACCA GCCCTCTCTTCATCCTTGGCCCCTCACCAGGTGACAGTGGGAACTGGATCGAGATCGCCTATGGCACCAGCTCAGGGGGCGTGCGGGTCATCGTGCAGCACCCAGAGACTGTGGGCTCGGGGCCTCAGCTCTTCCAGACCTTCACTGTGCACCGCAGCCCTGTCACCAAGATCATGCTGTCGGAGAAGCACCTCATCTCAG TCTGTGCCGACAACAACCACGTGCGGACATGGTCTGTGACTCGCTTCCGCGGCATGATTTCCACCCAGCCCGGCTCTACCCCACTCGCTTCCTTCAAGATCCTGGCGCTGGAGTCGGCGGATGGGCATGGCGGCTGCAGTGCTGGCAATGACATTG GCCCCTACGGCGAACGGGACGACCAGCAAGTGTTCATCCAGAAGGTGGTGCCCAGCGCCAGCCAGCTGTTCGTGCGTCTCTCATCTACTGGGCAGCG GGTGTGCTCCGTGCGCTCCGTGGATGGCTCACCCACTACGGCCTTCACAGTGCTGGAGTGTGAGGGCTCCCGGCGGCTTGGCTCTCGGCCCCGGCGCTACCTGCTCACCGGCCAGGCTAACGGCAGCTTGGCCATGTGGGACCTAACCACCGCCATGGACGGCCTCGGCCAGGACCCTG CAGGTGGCCTGACGGAGCAAGAACTGATGGAACAGCTGGAACACTGCGAGCTGGCCCCACCGGCTCCCTCGGCTCCCTCTCGGGGCTCTCTGCCCAGCCCCTCACCCCGCATCTCCCTCACCAG cctccactcaGCCTCCAGCAACACCTCCTTGTCTGGCCACCGCGGGAGCCCAAGCCCCCCACAGGCTGAGGCCCGGCGCCGTGGTGGGGGCAGCTTTGTGGAACGCTGCCAGGAACTGGTGCGGAGTGGGCCGGACCTCCGATGGCCACCCACACCAGCCCCTTGGCCCTCCACCAGTCTCGGCACTCCCCTCACACCTCCCAAGATGAAGCTCAATGAAACTTCCTTTTGA
- the LOC105495335 gene encoding SH3KBP1-binding protein 1 isoform X2: MAAAATAAEGLPSRGPPGEVIHLNVGGKRFSTSRQTLTWIPDSFFSSLLSGRISTLKDETGAIFIDRDPTVFAPILNFLRTKELDPRGVHGSSLLHEAQFYGLTPLVRRLQLREELDRSSCGNVLFNGYLPPPVFPVKRRNRHSLVGPQQLGGRPAPVRRSNTMPPNLGNAGLLGRMLDEKAPPSPSGQPEEPGMVRLVCGHHNWIAVAYTQFLVCYRLKEASGWQLVFSSPRLDWPIERLALTARVPGGALGEHDKMVAAATGSEILLWALQAEGSGSEIGVFHLGVPVEALFFVGNQLIATSHTGRIGVWNAVTKHWQVQEVQPITSYDAAGSFLLLGCNNGSIYYVDVQKFPLRMKDNDLLVSELYRDPAEDGVTALSVYLTPKTSPLFILGPSPGDSGNWIEIAYGTSSGGVRVIVQHPETVGSGPQLFQTFTVHRSPVTKIMLSEKHLISVCADNNHVRTWSVTRFRGMISTQPGSTPLASFKILALESADGHGGCSAGNDIGPYGERDDQQVFIQKVVPSASQLFVRLSSTGQRVCSVRSVDGSPTTAFTVLECEGSRRLGSRPRRYLLTGQANGSLAMWDLTTAMDGLGQDPGGLTEQELMEQLEHCELAPPAPSAPSRGSLPSPSPRISLTSLHSASSNTSLSGHRGSPSPPQAEARRRGGGSFVERCQELVRSGPDLRWPPTPAPWPSTSLGTPLTPPKMKLNETSF, encoded by the exons ATGGCAGCAGCGGCTACTGCAGCCGAGGGGCTACCGAGTCGGGGGCCTCCCGGGGAAGTCATTCATCTGAATGTAGGAGGCAAGAG ATTCAGCACCTCTCGCCAGACTCTCACCTGGATCCCAGACTCTTTCTTCTCCAG TCTTCTGAGCGGACGCATCTCGACGCTGAAAGATGAGACCGGAGCA ATCTTCATCGACAGGGACCCTACAGTCTTCGCCCCCATCCTCAACTTCCTGCGCACCAAAGAGTTGGACCCCAG GGGTGTCCACGGTTCCAGCCTCCTCCACGAAGCCCAGTTCTATGGGCTCACTCCTCTGG TTCGTCGCCTTCAGCTTCGAGAAGAGCTGGATCGATCTTCTTGCGGAAACGTCCTCTTCAATGGTTACCTGCCCCCACCAG TGTTCCCAGTGAAGCGGCGGAACCGGCACAGCCTAGTGGGGCCTCAGCAGCTAGGAGGACGGCCAGCCCCTGTCCGACGGAGCAACACGATGCCCCCCAACCTTGGCAATGCAGGGCTGCTGGGCCGAATGCTGGATGAGAAAGCCCCTCCCTCACCCTCAG GACAACCCGAGGAGCCGGGGATGGTGCGCCTGGTGTGTGGACACCATAACTGGATCGCTGTGGCCTATACCCAGTTTCTAGTCTGCTACAG GTTGAAGGAGGCCTCTGGCTGGCAGCTGGTGTTTTCCAGCCCCCGCCTGGACTGGCCCATCGAACGACTGGCGCTCACAGCCCGGGTGCCCGGTGGGGCTTTGGGTGAACATGACAAGATGGTGGCAGCGGCTACCGGCAGCGAGATCCTGCTATGGGCTCTGCAGGCGGAAGGCAGTGGCTCCGAGATAG GGGTCTTCCATCTGGGGGTGCCTGTGGAGGCCTTGTTCTTCGTCGGGAACCAGCTCATTGCTACAAGCCACACGGGGCGCATCGGGGTGTGGAATGCCGTCACCAAGCACTGGCAG gtCCAGGAGGTGCAGCCCATCACCAGTTATGATGCAGCAGgctccttcctcctcctgggctgcAACAACGGCTCCATCTACTACGTGG ATGTGCAGAAGTTCCCCTTGCGCATGAAAGACAACGACCTCCTTGTCAGCGAGCTCTATCGGGACCCGGCAGAGGATGGGGTCACCGCCCTCAGTGTCTACCTCACCCCCAAGACCA GCCCTCTCTTCATCCTTGGCCCCTCACCAGGTGACAGTGGGAACTGGATCGAGATCGCCTATGGCACCAGCTCAGGGGGCGTGCGGGTCATCGTGCAGCACCCAGAGACTGTGGGCTCGGGGCCTCAGCTCTTCCAGACCTTCACTGTGCACCGCAGCCCTGTCACCAAGATCATGCTGTCGGAGAAGCACCTCATCTCAG TCTGTGCCGACAACAACCACGTGCGGACATGGTCTGTGACTCGCTTCCGCGGCATGATTTCCACCCAGCCCGGCTCTACCCCACTCGCTTCCTTCAAGATCCTGGCGCTGGAGTCGGCGGATGGGCATGGCGGCTGCAGTGCTGGCAATGACATTG GCCCCTACGGCGAACGGGACGACCAGCAAGTGTTCATCCAGAAGGTGGTGCCCAGCGCCAGCCAGCTGTTCGTGCGTCTCTCATCTACTGGGCAGCG GGTGTGCTCCGTGCGCTCCGTGGATGGCTCACCCACTACGGCCTTCACAGTGCTGGAGTGTGAGGGCTCCCGGCGGCTTGGCTCTCGGCCCCGGCGCTACCTGCTCACCGGCCAGGCTAACGGCAGCTTGGCCATGTGGGACCTAACCACCGCCATGGACGGCCTCGGCCAGGACCCTG GTGGCCTGACGGAGCAAGAACTGATGGAACAGCTGGAACACTGCGAGCTGGCCCCACCGGCTCCCTCGGCTCCCTCTCGGGGCTCTCTGCCCAGCCCCTCACCCCGCATCTCCCTCACCAG cctccactcaGCCTCCAGCAACACCTCCTTGTCTGGCCACCGCGGGAGCCCAAGCCCCCCACAGGCTGAGGCCCGGCGCCGTGGTGGGGGCAGCTTTGTGGAACGCTGCCAGGAACTGGTGCGGAGTGGGCCGGACCTCCGATGGCCACCCACACCAGCCCCTTGGCCCTCCACCAGTCTCGGCACTCCCCTCACACCTCCCAAGATGAAGCTCAATGAAACTTCCTTTTGA
- the LOC105495335 gene encoding SH3KBP1-binding protein 1 isoform X4: MAAAATAAEGLPSRGPPGEVIHLNVGGKRFSTSRQTLTWIPDSFFSSLLSGRISTLKDETGAIFIDRDPTVFAPILNFLRTKELDPRGVHGSSLLHEAQFYGLTPLVRRLQLREELDRSSCGNVLFNGYLPPPVFPVKRRNRHSLVGPQQLGGRPAPVRRSNTMPPNLGNAGLLGRMLDEKAPPSPSGQPEEPGMVRLVCGHHNWIAVAYTQFLVCYRLKEASGWQLVFSSPRLDWPIERLALTARVPGGALGEHDKMVAAATGSEILLWALQAEGSGSEIGVFHLGVPVEALFFVGNQLIATSHTGRIGVWNAVTKHWQVQEVQPITSYDAAGSFLLLGCNNGSIYYVDVQKFPLRMKDNDLLVSELYRDPAEDGVTALSVYLTPKTSDSGNWIEIAYGTSSGGVRVIVQHPETVGSGPQLFQTFTVHRSPVTKIMLSEKHLISVCADNNHVRTWSVTRFRGMISTQPGSTPLASFKILALESADGHGGCSAGNDIGPYGERDDQQVFIQKVVPSASQLFVRLSSTGQRVCSVRSVDGSPTTAFTVLECEGSRRLGSRPRRYLLTGQANGSLAMWDLTTAMDGLGQDPGGLTEQELMEQLEHCELAPPAPSAPSRGSLPSPSPRISLTSLHSASSNTSLSGHRGSPSPPQAEARRRGGGSFVERCQELVRSGPDLRWPPTPAPWPSTSLGTPLTPPKMKLNETSF; encoded by the exons ATGGCAGCAGCGGCTACTGCAGCCGAGGGGCTACCGAGTCGGGGGCCTCCCGGGGAAGTCATTCATCTGAATGTAGGAGGCAAGAG ATTCAGCACCTCTCGCCAGACTCTCACCTGGATCCCAGACTCTTTCTTCTCCAG TCTTCTGAGCGGACGCATCTCGACGCTGAAAGATGAGACCGGAGCA ATCTTCATCGACAGGGACCCTACAGTCTTCGCCCCCATCCTCAACTTCCTGCGCACCAAAGAGTTGGACCCCAG GGGTGTCCACGGTTCCAGCCTCCTCCACGAAGCCCAGTTCTATGGGCTCACTCCTCTGG TTCGTCGCCTTCAGCTTCGAGAAGAGCTGGATCGATCTTCTTGCGGAAACGTCCTCTTCAATGGTTACCTGCCCCCACCAG TGTTCCCAGTGAAGCGGCGGAACCGGCACAGCCTAGTGGGGCCTCAGCAGCTAGGAGGACGGCCAGCCCCTGTCCGACGGAGCAACACGATGCCCCCCAACCTTGGCAATGCAGGGCTGCTGGGCCGAATGCTGGATGAGAAAGCCCCTCCCTCACCCTCAG GACAACCCGAGGAGCCGGGGATGGTGCGCCTGGTGTGTGGACACCATAACTGGATCGCTGTGGCCTATACCCAGTTTCTAGTCTGCTACAG GTTGAAGGAGGCCTCTGGCTGGCAGCTGGTGTTTTCCAGCCCCCGCCTGGACTGGCCCATCGAACGACTGGCGCTCACAGCCCGGGTGCCCGGTGGGGCTTTGGGTGAACATGACAAGATGGTGGCAGCGGCTACCGGCAGCGAGATCCTGCTATGGGCTCTGCAGGCGGAAGGCAGTGGCTCCGAGATAG GGGTCTTCCATCTGGGGGTGCCTGTGGAGGCCTTGTTCTTCGTCGGGAACCAGCTCATTGCTACAAGCCACACGGGGCGCATCGGGGTGTGGAATGCCGTCACCAAGCACTGGCAG gtCCAGGAGGTGCAGCCCATCACCAGTTATGATGCAGCAGgctccttcctcctcctgggctgcAACAACGGCTCCATCTACTACGTGG ATGTGCAGAAGTTCCCCTTGCGCATGAAAGACAACGACCTCCTTGTCAGCGAGCTCTATCGGGACCCGGCAGAGGATGGGGTCACCGCCCTCAGTGTCTACCTCACCCCCAAGACCA GTGACAGTGGGAACTGGATCGAGATCGCCTATGGCACCAGCTCAGGGGGCGTGCGGGTCATCGTGCAGCACCCAGAGACTGTGGGCTCGGGGCCTCAGCTCTTCCAGACCTTCACTGTGCACCGCAGCCCTGTCACCAAGATCATGCTGTCGGAGAAGCACCTCATCTCAG TCTGTGCCGACAACAACCACGTGCGGACATGGTCTGTGACTCGCTTCCGCGGCATGATTTCCACCCAGCCCGGCTCTACCCCACTCGCTTCCTTCAAGATCCTGGCGCTGGAGTCGGCGGATGGGCATGGCGGCTGCAGTGCTGGCAATGACATTG GCCCCTACGGCGAACGGGACGACCAGCAAGTGTTCATCCAGAAGGTGGTGCCCAGCGCCAGCCAGCTGTTCGTGCGTCTCTCATCTACTGGGCAGCG GGTGTGCTCCGTGCGCTCCGTGGATGGCTCACCCACTACGGCCTTCACAGTGCTGGAGTGTGAGGGCTCCCGGCGGCTTGGCTCTCGGCCCCGGCGCTACCTGCTCACCGGCCAGGCTAACGGCAGCTTGGCCATGTGGGACCTAACCACCGCCATGGACGGCCTCGGCCAGGACCCTG GTGGCCTGACGGAGCAAGAACTGATGGAACAGCTGGAACACTGCGAGCTGGCCCCACCGGCTCCCTCGGCTCCCTCTCGGGGCTCTCTGCCCAGCCCCTCACCCCGCATCTCCCTCACCAG cctccactcaGCCTCCAGCAACACCTCCTTGTCTGGCCACCGCGGGAGCCCAAGCCCCCCACAGGCTGAGGCCCGGCGCCGTGGTGGGGGCAGCTTTGTGGAACGCTGCCAGGAACTGGTGCGGAGTGGGCCGGACCTCCGATGGCCACCCACACCAGCCCCTTGGCCCTCCACCAGTCTCGGCACTCCCCTCACACCTCCCAAGATGAAGCTCAATGAAACTTCCTTTTGA
- the LOC105495335 gene encoding SH3KBP1-binding protein 1 isoform X3: protein MAAAATAAEGLPSRGPPGEVIHLNVGGKRFSTSRQTLTWIPDSFFSSLLSGRISTLKDETGAIFIDRDPTVFAPILNFLRTKELDPRGVHGSSLLHEAQFYGLTPLVRRLQLREELDRSSCGNVLFNGYLPPPVFPVKRRNRHSLVGPQQLGGRPAPVRRSNTMPPNLGNAGLLGRMLDEKAPPSPSGQPEEPGMVRLVCGHHNWIAVAYTQFLVCYRLKEASGWQLVFSSPRLDWPIERLALTARVPGGALGEHDKMVAAATGSEILLWALQAEGSGSEIGVFHLGVPVEALFFVGNQLIATSHTGRIGVWNAVTKHWQVQEVQPITSYDAAGSFLLLGCNNGSIYYVDVQKFPLRMKDNDLLVSELYRDPAEDGVTALSVYLTPKTSDSGNWIEIAYGTSSGGVRVIVQHPETVGSGPQLFQTFTVHRSPVTKIMLSEKHLISVCADNNHVRTWSVTRFRGMISTQPGSTPLASFKILALESADGHGGCSAGNDIGPYGERDDQQVFIQKVVPSASQLFVRLSSTGQRVCSVRSVDGSPTTAFTVLECEGSRRLGSRPRRYLLTGQANGSLAMWDLTTAMDGLGQDPAGGLTEQELMEQLEHCELAPPAPSAPSRGSLPSPSPRISLTSLHSASSNTSLSGHRGSPSPPQAEARRRGGGSFVERCQELVRSGPDLRWPPTPAPWPSTSLGTPLTPPKMKLNETSF, encoded by the exons ATGGCAGCAGCGGCTACTGCAGCCGAGGGGCTACCGAGTCGGGGGCCTCCCGGGGAAGTCATTCATCTGAATGTAGGAGGCAAGAG ATTCAGCACCTCTCGCCAGACTCTCACCTGGATCCCAGACTCTTTCTTCTCCAG TCTTCTGAGCGGACGCATCTCGACGCTGAAAGATGAGACCGGAGCA ATCTTCATCGACAGGGACCCTACAGTCTTCGCCCCCATCCTCAACTTCCTGCGCACCAAAGAGTTGGACCCCAG GGGTGTCCACGGTTCCAGCCTCCTCCACGAAGCCCAGTTCTATGGGCTCACTCCTCTGG TTCGTCGCCTTCAGCTTCGAGAAGAGCTGGATCGATCTTCTTGCGGAAACGTCCTCTTCAATGGTTACCTGCCCCCACCAG TGTTCCCAGTGAAGCGGCGGAACCGGCACAGCCTAGTGGGGCCTCAGCAGCTAGGAGGACGGCCAGCCCCTGTCCGACGGAGCAACACGATGCCCCCCAACCTTGGCAATGCAGGGCTGCTGGGCCGAATGCTGGATGAGAAAGCCCCTCCCTCACCCTCAG GACAACCCGAGGAGCCGGGGATGGTGCGCCTGGTGTGTGGACACCATAACTGGATCGCTGTGGCCTATACCCAGTTTCTAGTCTGCTACAG GTTGAAGGAGGCCTCTGGCTGGCAGCTGGTGTTTTCCAGCCCCCGCCTGGACTGGCCCATCGAACGACTGGCGCTCACAGCCCGGGTGCCCGGTGGGGCTTTGGGTGAACATGACAAGATGGTGGCAGCGGCTACCGGCAGCGAGATCCTGCTATGGGCTCTGCAGGCGGAAGGCAGTGGCTCCGAGATAG GGGTCTTCCATCTGGGGGTGCCTGTGGAGGCCTTGTTCTTCGTCGGGAACCAGCTCATTGCTACAAGCCACACGGGGCGCATCGGGGTGTGGAATGCCGTCACCAAGCACTGGCAG gtCCAGGAGGTGCAGCCCATCACCAGTTATGATGCAGCAGgctccttcctcctcctgggctgcAACAACGGCTCCATCTACTACGTGG ATGTGCAGAAGTTCCCCTTGCGCATGAAAGACAACGACCTCCTTGTCAGCGAGCTCTATCGGGACCCGGCAGAGGATGGGGTCACCGCCCTCAGTGTCTACCTCACCCCCAAGACCA GTGACAGTGGGAACTGGATCGAGATCGCCTATGGCACCAGCTCAGGGGGCGTGCGGGTCATCGTGCAGCACCCAGAGACTGTGGGCTCGGGGCCTCAGCTCTTCCAGACCTTCACTGTGCACCGCAGCCCTGTCACCAAGATCATGCTGTCGGAGAAGCACCTCATCTCAG TCTGTGCCGACAACAACCACGTGCGGACATGGTCTGTGACTCGCTTCCGCGGCATGATTTCCACCCAGCCCGGCTCTACCCCACTCGCTTCCTTCAAGATCCTGGCGCTGGAGTCGGCGGATGGGCATGGCGGCTGCAGTGCTGGCAATGACATTG GCCCCTACGGCGAACGGGACGACCAGCAAGTGTTCATCCAGAAGGTGGTGCCCAGCGCCAGCCAGCTGTTCGTGCGTCTCTCATCTACTGGGCAGCG GGTGTGCTCCGTGCGCTCCGTGGATGGCTCACCCACTACGGCCTTCACAGTGCTGGAGTGTGAGGGCTCCCGGCGGCTTGGCTCTCGGCCCCGGCGCTACCTGCTCACCGGCCAGGCTAACGGCAGCTTGGCCATGTGGGACCTAACCACCGCCATGGACGGCCTCGGCCAGGACCCTG CAGGTGGCCTGACGGAGCAAGAACTGATGGAACAGCTGGAACACTGCGAGCTGGCCCCACCGGCTCCCTCGGCTCCCTCTCGGGGCTCTCTGCCCAGCCCCTCACCCCGCATCTCCCTCACCAG cctccactcaGCCTCCAGCAACACCTCCTTGTCTGGCCACCGCGGGAGCCCAAGCCCCCCACAGGCTGAGGCCCGGCGCCGTGGTGGGGGCAGCTTTGTGGAACGCTGCCAGGAACTGGTGCGGAGTGGGCCGGACCTCCGATGGCCACCCACACCAGCCCCTTGGCCCTCCACCAGTCTCGGCACTCCCCTCACACCTCCCAAGATGAAGCTCAATGAAACTTCCTTTTGA